Part of the Nicotiana sylvestris chromosome 5, ASM39365v2, whole genome shotgun sequence genome is shown below.
tatagtcaattgaacaaagtaacaattaagaacaagtatcctttgccttgcattgatgatttatttgatcagcttcagggagcgagagtgttctccaagattgatctccgttccgattttcaccagttaaagatcagggattcagatattcttaagactgccttcaggaccagatatggtcattatgagttccttgtgatgtatttcgggctaaccaatgccccaacagcattcatgcatttgatgaacagcgtgttccggccttatctggattcgttcgttattgtattcattgatgatattctggtgtactcgcgtagtcaggaggagcacgcggagcatttgagagttgtgttgcagagattgagggaggagaaacttcctgcaaaattctccaagtgtgagttttggctcagttcagtggctttcttgggacacgtggtgtccagtgagggtattcaggttgatccaaagaagatagaggtggttcagagttggcctagaccgtcctcagccacagagattcgtagctttcttaggttggcaggctattatcgccggtttattcaaggattctcatccattgcattgcccttgaccaagttgcctcagaagggtgctccatttgtatggtcggacgagtgtgtgGAGAACTTTCggaggctcaagacagctttgaccacagctccagtattggttttgccatcaacttcaggttcatataccgtatattgtgatgcttcgagagttgggaatTGTTGTGTATTAATGCaaaagggtagagttattgcttattcttctcgtcagttgaagccccatgagaagaactaccatgttcatgatttggagttggcttccatagttcatgcattgaagatttggaggcattatttgtatggtgtatcttgtgaggtattcaccgatcatcgcagtcttcagcatttgttcaagcaaaaggatcttaatttgaggcagcggagatggttggagtttcttaaggattatgatatcaccatattgtatcatccgggaaaggccaatgtagtggccgatgcattgagccaaaaggcagtgagtatggggagtttgacagatattccagttggggagagacctcttgtagttgatgttcaggccttggacaatcggttcgtgaggttggatatttcggagtccagttgggtgttggcatgtgtggtttctcggtcttccttatatgatcgcatcagagagcgccagtatgatgatccgcatttgcttgtccttaaggacaaggttcagcatgatgatgccagagatgtgaccatcagtgacgatggtgtgttgaggatgcatggccggatttgtatgcccaatatggatgggcttagagagttgattctagaggaggcccatagctcgcggtattctatccatccgggtttcgcgaagatgtaccaggatttgaggcaacactattggtggagaagaatgaagaaagatattgtgggatttgtagctcggtgtctcaactatcagcaggtaaaatatgagcatcagagaccgggtagcttgcttcagcaaatggttattcttgagtggaagtgggagaggatcactatggactttgtggttggacttcctcggactttgaagaagtttgatgctatttgggtgattgtggatcggctgaccaagtctgcgcacttcattcctatgtgtattacttattcttcagagtggttagcAGAaatatatatccgggagattgttcgactGCATGGTTCCAGTTTCTATTATTTCAGAttggggtactcagtttacttcccagttttggaagtctgttcagcaagagttgggcactcaggtggagttgagcacagtttttcaccctcagacgaacgggcagtccgagcatactattcagatattggaggacatgttgtgtgcttatgttattgatttcggaggttcatgggataagtttctaccgcttgcagagtttgcttacaacaacagctaccggtcgagtattcagatggctctatatgaggctttttatgggaggcagtgtagatctctagttggttggctcgagcccggtgaggctaggttattggggacagatttggttcagtatgccttagagaaggtgaaggtgattcagggtAGCGCACTCGcaacagaagagttatgcggaccggaaggttcgaaatgtgtcctacatggttggtgagaaggttttgctgaaggtttcgcccatgaagggtgttatgagatttgggaagaaaggaaagttgagtctgcAGTTCactgggccttttgaggtgcttcggaggagtggggaggtggcttatgagcttgttttgccacctagcatgtcgagtgtgcatccggtattttatgtttctatgctccggaagtatattggggatccgtcttatgttttggacttcaacatGGTTcggttagatgatgatttgacctatgatgtggagccagtagcaattttgggtcgtcaggttcgaaagttgaggtcaaaggatatagcttcaatgaaagtgcagtggagatgtcggcccgtggaggaggctacctgcgagaccgagcgggagatgcggagcagatatcctcacctgtttgaggcttcaggtatgtttcttgactcgttcgaggacgaacgtttgtttaagttggggaggatgtgacgacccgaccagtcatctcatgagttactgctccgttttcccatattttagcttctttacccttcgttatccgtgttttatgtgatcgggttgattagttcgagttcggagaggatttggtaagaaatgagacacttagtctcttttaagaaggcttaagttgaaaaagtcaaccagatgttgacatatgtgttagaaggatcggaagtgagttccgatggttgggttagcttcgggaggtgatttgtgacttaggagcgttatcggaattggttttggagttgtagagaagatttaggcttaaattggcgaagttgatattttggcggtttcGGTTGAtaagcgagattttgatataggggtcagaatagaattccgagagtggcagtagcttcgttgtgtcatttgagatgtgtgtgcaaaattttaggtcattcggacgagatttgatagacttttcgatcgaaagcataatttaagagttcttggagttcttaggcttgaatcccctaTTAAattggtaatttgatgttgttgtgagcgtcccgatgttttgaacaagtttgaacgatgtcataggatgtgttggtacaattggtttgaggttctaggagttccgggtaggtactgggtaggttccgagatgttttaggccgaaaatcatagctgtagcaggtccagaagggttgcaggcctcggaactcaccgcgcggaccgcacaaaaaggagtgcagCCGCGGTATGTGCGgcacagaccgcacaaaatgaagtgcggccgcggtggttttgtgcgggccgcggtggttttgtgcggaccgcggtgcttttgtgcggaccgcggtagTTCTGTGCGgatcgcggaggctgagatctgaggggtactctataaatacgaagttttgggttttatttaatattttgacctagagagcttggattttggcgatttttcgaaggtttttcaagaaattcatcgaggtaagtgattctaactcagatttggctggAGTACATgtatctatcattgaattcatcatttaattcatgatttgggatggaatttggaaagaaaattgtgaaacctttcaaaaatatataataatgatttgaaggaccaaatggtattggaattggataattttggtatggttagactcgtgagggtatgaggattctgaaaatataaattttacctgatttcgagacgtgggcccggggctcgggttttgctaatttcgggatttttgatatttttcgaatgttttcgcttgggctttgttcccttagcatattgtgacgtatttgttctgattttggatagatttgacgtgcgtggaggccaattcgaggggcaaaggcgtcgcgagctagagaattagccggttcgaggtgagtaatgattgtaaatgatgtcctgagggtttgaaaccccgggttgcacatcgtagtgctatattgaggtgagacacgcgctgaaTGATGAGCATGTGGTCTTTTACTagtggagattgtgacttggtccgtcccgattgatgattttaccgcgtatttgaccaaaatttatttgttatcatcacgaTTTGagctaattgccatatttgggatttgtgccaactatttgaacccttcggggatttttatcactatttcctcactgctttgacttattatttgaactcactCCTGTTGatgtctactgttttacaaactcagccacttttactcaaatttgaaaacttatatgatatttctaaatgatgctttgggctgagaactactgttttactaatgtccgaggggcttgtgatgattttcggactgagtgaggccgagggctatatatgaggatatgttgagtgatgtgaggccgagtgtcgagtgatgtgaggccgagtgcccagtgatgatgccacgaggtgacttgatatagcgcttgggccgtaagcggcccctccggagtctgcacacccacagtgagtgcgggtacccattatgatctgagagtgagcccgaggggctgatactgttctgagcgattgatactgtgcccgaggggcggatttctacttgttatttacctgttaatttacttgttttacttgttttaaaaagggatatcatttgatttcttcattgatttactgctttaagtgattttactgcttgatatggaattgctttgtgcctttacgtgttttcatactttcaaccattatttataattgttactcactgagtcagattactcacattactccttgcaccatgtgtgcagattcaggcatcgcagagtccgcttcTGAGTGTTgattctcccagtccaggcagtgattcggagactacgagatagctgttggcgttcgcagccccgtgcctctcttatcttattattttcatgtttgttagaactattgtatcagatttagtattcagtagacttgtatccgaatttcttagttgctcatgacttgtgacacccctgtttgggctgtgtcggaatGGTTCTTACTGAGgttatcgttaattccgcaaattatggatattatatcatgctttagaactatttatgatattaactgtttaaaagaggtgttctgtttggtctggctggtcttgtcttcacgagaggtgccatcacgaccgggttcgggaattgggttgtgACATGCATCTCCTGCTCTTCTGCTATTTGAGATATCAGCATCACTTGTTCTTCTAGAACATATGTAGTTATGTGCAATAATTGTTGATTGTCAATTTCCATTATTGCATTACCTTCTGGTTGTTGATTTTGTATttctgatatttcaacaacaaatttggAACCTTTATAGTATGGATCATTTTTTAAAAGCATCATACACAAGGTGGGATCTTCATCTTTTATCATTTGTATTCCCTTAGCAGTACCTAGGTTGATGTTAAGCCATACTTTTGCTTCAAACTTGTTGTTGTCGAACTCTATAACTTGAAATTTTTTACTCATGAATTCTTCAAATGAAGTCCCATCATTTATAAGAAAAAGCTTTGTTTTATGATCTAAGTACTTGTAATATGCTGTCCATTTGCCATCGAATGCGTTAAGCAAGAAATTTGTATACATCCTGTATTTAATGAACCCAAATAATTAGATATTTAGAagtaatattatttaaaaatataacTCCAGTATAATAAGCTGAAATTATTTGAGATATTCATATTAATAAAGCAAATTCCAGCTTATTATTCTGGGGTTACTGCAGTCACACATActttcagtagaatatactggaAATGTCTAAGTTTTACATATTAAATTAACAAACGTCCAGTATTCTATACTGGTGTTTTGTTCTATAACATTTTTTTTTATAGTAGTTTGGATGAAAGATACTTCTAGTGTAATACATTGTAGCTTTTTGAATTTTGTAGATTAATACAAAAAGCTCCGGCGTATTATACTTGGTTTTGTTCATTTTTGGAATCAAGCATTGTAAAACCATTTTATGAGATTTTTCCAGTATAATAAGCTGGAAGTATCTCAACTTTAGATATTAATTTAGAAAGGTCCAGCAAATTATACTGGCGTTATGTTTTGcgggattttattttattttttgtggtTTTGAACAATGTAGATTTTATTAGTTACGATCTAAATTACAGAAAAGAAGGTATATAATACAAATAAGCACAGATTAACGCATTGAGAAAATTAGACATTAACACAGATTAAAGCATTAAAAACAAACCAGAAAATTCGAAGAATCAAAATTTTTTACTGATACTTTGAATTTTCTGGTTTGAATTACAAAGAGAAGAATCATAGATTATCACAAATCAATTTGTGATTGTAGAAGAAATTCAAactagttaaattcaaataatcaGACAAATAATTGAGAGAGCTTACTTGGATTTGCAGATTGACGTCGCAAGATTGTGCTAAAGAAGAATATGAGGTCAAGTCGCGTAAATTTAATAAACAAAGTAAGGGTATTTTAGTCAACAAATTATTACCGTGCTAACTTCGCGGCTAAGTATCGTTGACCTTTGATTTTGTAGCTAAATTTGATTGACCAGGCGTAAAACCGGCCATTTATAAATTTTTcgcaaattattttcattcacaTATCTTGATCCAAAAATTATTGATTAAGGGCGAAAAGATCATATCATTCAGAGAAAAACTCATCCACATATAGTATTTACACAAAGCTGCAAAAATTTATCACATGATTAAGCAATAAATTAATATGAAAATCCATATTAATACCGTGATTAAGTGAAAAGTATATATTAAAAATGTGTGTTATACATTTATTTTTTTGGTGTAAACATCAAGTTCGAGTAAGTCTTTTTTCCGATATTTGGCTACAATGGATCAGCTCACTCCCAAGTTGGGTTTATTGATTAAACAAACTTTACCGTCTTTTTCATCCATGCGAATTTCCATGTGCTACCGAGTTTTGAAATCATACAGTGAACAGAGACTCATTGGTTAACAATCTGGATTATTTGAGAAAATTAAACTGTATATCTAGTTTCTAGGCAACAAAAGCCATGCACTAGAAAATTCTCAGACAGACTCCACATAGCTTCTTGGCAAACAATTATGTTCATTGAGATAGTACAATGATTGCTGACGAACAGGCAAAAAAAGTGTGAGCTCATAGTGAAATTCATCAGCCTTCTACACTTTGTTTCTCTCAGTTTCATCGGTTTcaccgtcgtcgtcgtcgtcatcatcttcttcttcttcatcctcatacAAGTTGCTTCTGAACGAACTTAGTTCAGCCTTGGAATCATCTTCACTCAAAAAGTCCGATCCAAATTTGACGTCTCGATGCTTAACCAAAAGCCAGCGGAGCAAGCGGTCTTCTTTGTTCAGGTAATGCAGCTCATTGTTTAAACTGGGTGGTGTCATCACTGTCATTTGCACCAGTTTACCCTAAGAAACATGCAATATCCTTGAATTTATTAAGAATAATCAAACACTGAGGACAGGCACTCAAATGTAAAGTTTGACAAAAGAAAAATTAACTTCTTTCGTGAAAACGCAGGAGAAAGTCCAATCCTTAAGCTCTCAGAGGTGTATTGTCATTTGTGCATCACAGAAGAATGGTCATTGCAACAGTCCCTAAAGGGCTAAAACTAATTTGGAGTTTGGTTTATCAGGCACCAAAATAATGGAAAGCAGCAGAAGAAGAAATGAGGCTGGGGATAAATAGCTCTCAAACTGCTAAAAGGGAAGAACTCTTGAAAGTGCTGgacagaaaattgaaaattggAACGACTAAAGGTCAAAATTACAAGCATGAATGAAATGCTTATGAGGGTTTCAAGGATTTATCTATAAAAATGCTCGAGATTCAATTAAATGTTTACTAACCAACAAAACAAATGGCAGATTCTCCAATGGACTATAATTTTGTAGTAGTTTCTTTGAATTGATCTAGTATCTTGATTTTAAATCTTTTTGCCAGGTACCTTGATTTTAAATCTTGATCTGAAACTAGTTTTCATTTAGCAAGATTGCC
Proteins encoded:
- the LOC104216145 gene encoding small ribosomal subunit protein bS6m-like is translated as MPLYDCMLLLKPHVKNEALMDLVVKVGKHVYRRNGVLADLKSFGTVQLGYGIKKLDGRYYQGKLVQMTVMTPPSLNNELHYLNKEDRLLRWLLVKHRDVKFGSDFLSEDDSKAELSSFRSNLYEDEEEEDDDDDDDGETDETERNKV